In Larimichthys crocea isolate SSNF chromosome XXII, L_crocea_2.0, whole genome shotgun sequence, the genomic stretch gcagaagtaccaaaaactgcagttccacgAACATCCACCTGAGggtggctacagaacaagtcggTCTCCATAtgcccctatgttaaaatgcccaacttcacagcataaataaacatgttgacatgCAGTCACTACACTAGGACCGAGGACAGAAATACTGAATAGAATTCACCCATTGTTCATTACAGCagacctgtgcttttcctgctctgACACACAAAAATCTTATAACCACTTACgctcagctgtttttttgtatcaAGATCTCAATTGTTTTCAGTTATTACTCAAATTGTACAAGAACTGAAACAATTTGTCAATTAATCGAGtagtcaatcaacagaaaaatcatGCATGATCAATGAATCAATTATCTAAGTCATTGAAGCTTCTCTAATATGAGGATTTGGctcttttctttgtggttttattgtAAACTAAATCTTTGgagtttggactgttggtcaaaAGCATTTTTGActatttttgatgtttttgaacGTAAGCTCCCTAGAACAATTCATTGATTAATTAAGAGAATAATCTTCCATATTCACCATAACAAATATGAGCATAACGCTCTCAGAATAGTTCAACACTCTCTTATGGATCTGGAACATTCAACTAACAGTTCAGAAACTTTTATATTAAATCCTACACTGGGTGGCAGTACAACCAAACCTTGACTGGGACTAAAGTGTGATCAGATTTGTCTCTGCAATACTGATGTtgccaaagaagaaaaaggaggagactCCTACACAAACACCTGTATCACTTGAGTTTTCTCAGAGTTTACAGTTGATCgaaagagaggaggtggagagttCAGAGGAAGATTGTGAAGGCTGTCCTTCAtctgctctgtcttttctaCTGTACAACAGAAGGATACATAAGGACATTATGACTCTGATTCATTTATTGACAATCATCAGAAGATATTGACCAAGATACTGTATACTCAGCTGTAGTCGTTGTGGTAACATACAAATGCGTCTCCCAACAAACGTCCCATTCTAGAATGTTcccacagttgtcatggagaccgTGCACAGAATGCTAATGTCTCTCTGCAGcgctgccatggcaaccagaGAGCTGCGTTCCAGCCAGCTCATGGCTGAAAGTGTGTGAAGAGAACGGAGACCGAAAACTGGAGGTTTGTCTCCAGGACTGTTTTTCTGTGCCTGAGGAGGGGTGTGCTGTGTCATGCCTTGTGTTGAAGGGAGGTGTGGGCAAAATGTGAAGAGGTGCCAGAccccctgctgctgctattTATACACCTTCACATGCTCACATTCAAGGTTGATAGAGAGTGCATGGGCTGGCGTGAAAAGAGGAAGTTACATCATGAACGGCAGAAAGGTTGCCCTCTTCTGGACTTGGAAGGGTActaagtgtgtgaatgtgtatgtgtgtgggtgtgtgggtgtatgtgtgtgtttgaatagaGGGCCTACATGCTCTCTCACAGCTCCTCTCCACCCATGaagggcagacacacacatgcactggcATACAGTTTGGGTAACGTGGTTTCACAGCAAGGACAGGGGAGCTTCCTGCAGTAGAGGAAAAGCCTGAGGAACTGAGCTCTGTGATTTGAGCAGGATGATCAGCAGAGGAGTGTGGAGAAGATGACACAGACTGGcagtctctccttctctctctggcAGGTAGGGCCCATAGACTAATATGATATTGATGctgttctgctgtttgacatATCTGCAAGTTTTCTGCTGCACCTTTGTATTCTTATGTTAATAATATGTtacttttataaaaacattcaaattaagtCTATTTAGGATTTGCTACTGTTCTGGTTTAGACATATATGGTACTGTAATTTAAAGACATTCTGTTTTACTCTATTGTGCTCAGTGTTCTCTTTCATGTATCCCAGGATTCCCACATATCCAACATCATTCCAGAGTTCATCTGATGAGATTTAGTCTCCAAAGTCTTCCAGTGCTTTCCACTGTAAGGTGACACCACTGCAGGAACACTTCATAATCTTCCTGTCATCAGCTGTTGTCTAAGGCTCTTAGCTGCTTGCATTGACACATgccacaacaacagacacacacacatgtgacagTGACAAAGCCTTTTGCAGTACAGACTTTTATACTATAACTTTGATTGAAGAGAACTAAAAGATAATTTAACAGCAGggtaaaaaacagaagaaagttTTGAGTTTCACCTCTGActacctgcagcagcaggtagGTGGTTAGCTATGGTCAGAAGTGTGGACCTATAGCAGCATAATTAagagatgacctgagccaggcctaactataagctctatcaaaaaggaaagtcttaagtctactcttaaaagtgttgaccgtgtctgcctcctgaacccagaatggtagtttgttccacagaagaggagcctgatagctaaaagctctggctcccaatctacttttggagactctaggaaccacaaggaacccagcgtcctgagagcgcagtgttctagaggggtagtaaggtactatgagctcttttagatatgatggtgcctgacaatgaagagctttgtatgtaagaagaatatttttttctgcatctgcatctgcaaatcctgatcaaagataactccaagattctttacagtggagctggaggccagggtgatcccgtctaaagcaacaaagtctctagaaagagagtttctgaggtgtttgggtccaattacaagaagctgtaacagtgatgtcacattgTACTAACGGTACGCtttacatcactgcagcaggCTGGGGAGttaaaccactggaggtcaggaaaaacaaacaaaaaaagatttccagCAGGAAAACTTTAAATAGGTCTAGTAGGGGCAATCATTTTTAaggatatatttttttggccttttcaagctttttattgGAAAGAGACAGATAAGTAGTGACAGGaatatggggagagagagatggggaatgacatgtagcaaagggccacaggttggatttgaaccctgggccgctgcagcaaggactgagcctttgtacgtggggcagatgctctatcaactgagctaaacaacaccccaatAGGGGCAACAATTACATGTAGTCAGACGGTAACAGTAACATTAGCTCCTACCATACTTACCATAGTTAGATCTGAGGAATCATGTGAAAACTGTGGCTAATTTGGTtaaatttataatattatcataACCAATTCAATCACCGGCTGAAGCAACCAAAATAAAACCTATTTGTAATGTAAAGTTTGTCCGACTAGTTTATTGTCACTGAACCTATAAATACTGTGGTCTTTTCTCCTTTAGGCCACCTGCACAGTTGCATTGCTGTTTTATGCACTAGGGCACCATGGGAAACATAGTCCAGtgctgtcacacactcacaaactaCTTTAAGTGTAAGGATGCACTGGGCCAGGGTGGGCCAGAAAGATCCCCTCTGCTCTCCAGCGATGAGAGTGAATGTGACTCACCAAGCCTGCAGGACGACTTGGAGGACGATCTGCTGACCGTCTCCACCAGTGTGTCAAACCCAACCCTTGAACCAGAGAACTTCCTGTATCCTGATATCATCCTGAGTAGCAACCTCGGAGGGGACGTGACGCTGGTGGAGCCGATGgtgtgtctgttggtgtctgaggaggaagaggaagtaaGGCTGGATGAGTGGGGAGATGGACAAGAGAGAAGCAACAGAGGGGCAAACAGGGGTTTTTCTGAGGTGGAGACACAAATTGGTATCGGGGTACAGACTCAGACAGAGTCACAAGCAGAAGTTCAGGCACAAATGAAAATACTTGTGTGCCATAATGAGACTGTGGggagacaggaaaacacactaacaaacactgGTGCTACAGACAAGATGGTGGTGGATGTTTGGGAAGAACATGAAATACTGAAACAGGTGGATGTGCTCCTGGAGGCACCGACATCACAGGAGGGACACTCAGAAGCTGTCACTGGAATGGCAtcagagaaacaacagaaggCGACAGACTCTGGAAACTGGTCTGACATCGACTCTTTTGTTGACTTAGAGGTgccagagaagacagagagacagacagagaaaaacaaactggcCTTCAAAGATATACACAAGgacacagaacaaaaagaaacacacatccATGAGGGCCTGACCTCCTCTTTCGCAAAGCATGCATTCAAAACTAAACGAAATACAGAGTTCATGGAAGAGATAAACACGGATGAAGAGAATGTCTTTGAGTTGCACCACACTTTGCCCACACAAGAGAACGCTGAGGGCAGAGAACGAAAGTTTGAATCAGGGTGCACCTCAGTGACACTGTCTGAACACATTCTAAATAACATATATGAGAACATTGCTCCTGTGAAGTCACAGAAGAACATGGAACCAACAAAATACAACATCATCAACACTGAAATAGTGGAGGAGTGTGGTGTACACCTGACACGACAGAGCGATGAGGCTAATGAACAGACTGGACAGCTGACTGTGGAGACAGatctaaatataaaagaaaaggtTATCAACACAACATCAAACATCCATCTGCCCGAGGAGCACGCAGACCAAACAGCAGGTCAGTCATCAGATCATGGtcaagaaaacatgaagagggAAGAAGATGACAACAAGACTGGTCTGCAGCGTgttgtggaggaggtggagggtggggcTGAGATTATGCTGTTTTCAGTTGACAGGCTGTTTCTGGCAGCACCACATGTTAAAGGTGTGTAatcttatttgatttgatttctttgtattttctccTGTGTGATTTTGTCTGTGATGTTCAAAGTGTGGCCTGTACACTGGATCATCCGTTTTACTTATTACTAGCTTAATTAATGgaaaatcaaaagagaaattGGCTAATCAGGCAATAATTAAAGTAACCTGGAAAAGAAAATTggatatatatatgattatattatatatatgaatgtTTAAATAGTCTGAAAAAGGCTAGACCAGAATTGTCCTTTTCTGGGTACCTTTTCCTTTCTAACATTTAATTACTGTCCGATTATCCTGtattgaaatataataaaagtttatttttttaattttccccTTAAGTTTCGATAAGAATATCCTCTATAAATCTTCCACACAGCCACACCCTCATACCTTTATTTTGTTCCTTCTGTTGTCAACAGCACTTCCAAGTCCAATTGAAGAGAGCCCCGAGGATGATCGTCCAGAGCAGTCTGATGTTGATAAAAGGAAACAACTTACTATCCGTGACATAGTTGATCTCCAGGAGACTGGCTTTACTGTCAGAATTCAATCTCCTGGAGCAGAAAGTTTTGAGCTTCAGGTTCTGTTGTATACCTGTTGTTATTTTCTTAAAGATACTTCACTGTATCATTATGTCATTCGAACCTAaattctctgtctctcctccgcTCTCAGGTGTCAGGCCAGCTTTTGGTGGCAGAGCTGCACCAAGTCCTGATGGAGCACAAGATCACCTGCCACCGCACATGCTTTTCCCTCCAGCTGGGAGGCACAGCACTcgacagcctcacagagctgtgctCCATTGACGGCATCCAGGATGGAGCACTGATCAAAGTGGTGGAGGGTAACTgcctcacctttttttttcttccttgttgTCTTTTTAGTGAGTACAACATCGTCAGCACCATTCTTTTATTAGACTTCAGATGGACGAGTAAGATGTTGATCTCTCATCCAAACTGTTATTGACCTCTATGGCTGTCTGCTCCCACAGACCGCACATGCTCAGTGGCGCAAACATGGTGAAGATGCCTCATCTAGGAATGTTttatcagatcaaatcaaatcaaattttatttgtatggaCCAAtgtcataaaacacattttgcctgtgagggctttacaatctgtgtgacaccctctgtccttagacgCTCGGTttaagtgaggaaaaacttaaaaatgaatgaataaattgtgGTGTGATTTGCTTTCTATTTGCCATACACTTTAAAAGCAACTTTTCTGATCTTGTTGCAGATTCTTACTCAGTGCGTGATGCTCGTCTTCATCTCAGACATGTACGTGATCTTCTGAGGAGCCTCGACCCTGCAGATGCATACAACGGAGTGAACCGCAGCTCACTGTCTTATCTAACGCTTTACACCAGAGGAGACAAAAGTACTATTGTTTCCTTGTTACTTCCTCACTTTTGTCTGAGTATTTCTGTCAGTAATCCATCATCATTTTCACCTCCATATTCATCCTTTCAGATAGTGAAAGTGTGGGGAACAGGCAAGCTTCTGAAAAGGAGTCTGTTGACTTCAGGCCTCCAGAATACATCCTCCCTGGATGTAAAGACCGGCCACTCAGTCCACTGCAGCCTGTCAGAGATGACTGGAAGGTGAGAAATCAGCTTTTGGATGACGAGTTAAATGTATTCAGTATTCAGTTAGATTGAAGCAACAGTGGAATTTTATGAATGTATCTTTGCAGCCATTACAGTGCCTGCGGGTTCTGACCATGAGCAGCTGGAACCCCCCTCCAGGAAACAGGAAGATGCATGGTGACTTAATGTACCTCAATGTCTTGACGATGGAAGACAAGGAGCTCAATATTACTTCCTCTACACGTGGTTTCTACCTCAACCAGTGAGTGTTAAACTGATCTAACTCATCAGTTTGAATGTCATTACTTCTACTACTTTTGTCCAGAGCAAAATATCTCAACACGTATTGGATGGATTACcttgaaattttgtacagatattAATGGTTactaaaaaaaatcctaatgactttggggTTCTCTTTGCTGTTTACACCACAAAGATATTTAATACTGAAACTTGATGCAACACGTTCCAAAAAAGTTCAGACACATTCAACACGTAAACAGGTTCATTGGTTCAGATTTTATCATGATTGGGTGTGAAAGGGGCATTCTGGAAAGGCTCAGTCATTCACAAGCAAGGATGGGGTGAGGTTCACCACTTTGAAAAATATTCCAACTGTTCAATTGCTAGAAATGTATGGATTTCACCATTTACAGCCACAATAGTctcacaaaaagcaaaaaaaatctctgcacATAATGGCAAGGCCAAACATTGAATTtatgtgacctttgacccctcaaTCTACCATCCAAAGAGAAAGCTAGATATCATCCTGCCAACTTCTGTGAATCCAAGCTCATCTGAGATGGTTCCATGGAAAGTGCaaaagtgtgctgtggtctgatgagtccacatCACTTTGTTGATCCCTTAACCTTTTGAAAGGTAGAATCTTCTGGACCAAGAGGGAAACAGGTAGTTGATtacacacaacagacaacaagTTGAACTTCATTTGATGGTTTAATATCAGCACTGAGGAGACCACATTTAGTCTTGTTCAACATATAAGATACAGCCTTAATATACATTTGGCACATCTGGAAAGACTTTACATTTCTCTGGACCTCCTCCGTTGTATTTCTTATCAGCATTTAGGGTCCCATTCTGAACCTGATCCGTTACTCATCCTAGGGCTTCAGGACAACATCAATATATCTGTCTTGGGCCTCCAACAGGAGTTCTACCACATGTGTGAATgtcaaactgatgaatgaatacaaacatACTCACATAAAACCTTTGACACAAATTCATCCTAACAATTTTCATGTACCTTGTACACCTCGTTCTCTGACTGCTCCAGGTCAACTGCCTTCAACTTCAACCCTAAACCTGCAGTTCCCAAAATCCTTTGCCACTCTCTAGTTGAGCTGTTGAGTCAAGTCAGCCCTGCTTTCAGGAAAACCTTCAGTGCCctgcagaagaagaggtgaGCAAACTGCCTGTAATCAAGTTGGAAACGAAATTCTCACACCCAACGAACATTACTAATACAGCAATTTTCTGTTACTGTGAACCAGAGTCCAGCAACACCCTTATGAGCGGATCGCAACACCTTTCCAGTTATTCACCTGGATCGCCCATCAGGGAGACCACACCCTCGACTGTGTCAGAGCGGAGGAGACACACACCAGTTGCATGGGCCAAGATGAGCACACAGCTGGGCAGGTTGCAAacatatatagaaatataaccTTGCATTGAAATACAGAAGCTATgacacatgtatgtatgcaaatgaacacaaaacattcaTGATGCATTTGAGGCTAACCaatagtgatgatgatgctgattaTGACCACAGAGCCGGGACTGGAATGAAGAGCTGCAAGGATGCAGGGAACTCTCTAGGAACTCCCTTCAGGAGCGCCTGCACCGAGAGAGGAGCATATTCAGGGTGAGGCCACAGATCTTGGGAATGTCTGTGATTAGACTgtatcactttttctttttttttaaccaaaatcaaagaagaaaaactaacaaaaaattaaatttcTCCATGCAGACCAACAGTGACTTTGTTGAAGCTGCTACAAGAGGTGCTGTAGCTGTTGTCGACGGTAATGTCATGCCGTTAAACCCAGCCGAAGCGCCTCATATGCAGATGTTCATCTGGAACAATCTCTTCTTCAGCCTGGGGTTTGACATATCTGAGCACTACCACCCACTAGGGGGCAACACTGCTGCTCATGCTGCTGCCATCTGTGACCTGAGAGGAGCACAGGTAGAGGTCCTGACAAGAATACCTGCATGACTAGTGAGGTGTTTGaggtgtatgtttgtatgtgtttgattatgtggttaaaaaaaggaaaaacaatatTCACCAAGGTTATAATCTTCCTTGCAGTTGTATCTAATCTTATCCCTTCATGTTGTtgccattaaaacaaaaatatcccCACTGCTGCAGGCATACACATCTGTCGACATAGAGGGGCTTTACACACTTGGGACAGCTGTGGTGGATTATCGTGGTGTTCGTGTTATCGCTCAGACAATTGTTCCTGGGATACTGGAGAAAAATCAGGAGCAGAGTGTAGTATATGGCTCTAATGACTATGGACAAACAGTTTTCACACACCCCAGgtaacacaaaaaaatcaacacatacACAGGTATTTACATTTCTAACATATCAGGCCACTTTTAATTTTCTCAACatcatttcagatttttggAGCTTCTGGATAAAACAAGTAAACCACTAAGAATCCAGCGTCACCAGGTGCTCGACCACAGGAACAGCCCAGTGGAGCTTTGCTCTGGCATAGAGACCAAAGGCATCCTGGGTAACGATGGAAGACCCTACATCTTGGACCTTCTCCGGACCTTCCCCCCTGACCTTAACCACCAGTTCatagagacagcagagagcagcgAGGTGCCAAAAGAGTGTCAGAGCTTTGGTTACCCGAGGCAACATCATCACAGCCTTGCCAGCCTGAGACCAGAGCTGATAGAGGCCTTTGTCCAGCacaggtgaggaagaggagctgtgGAACCACTTCCATGACATGAATGCAGCTACCATTTATTTTCCTGTTAAACCAGCAGGATGAACTGAGGTTTGGAAATGATCATTGCTATTATCTTGTGTTTCCTGTTACAGGTATGAACTTTATGTCAAGCTGGTGTCCCAGGGACTCATCCAACTGGAAGAACAGGAAAAATCCATGAGAACTGGAGATGCAGCCACAGATGGTGCTGACATGGGTGAATAagctgaataaaatgaaatgataaagaGAAATTAGGCTCAGAAACACAGAGCGAGAAGGTACAAATCATACAAACAAATGATGTACAGTAATAATTCATTCCTGGAGTGTTCACATCACATCTTCAAAGCTGAGGTTAGAAATTTAGTCTTAGTATTGGAATGTAATGTATATTTACTCATCTACTGTGCTAAAGTACAGTTTTCTGTTACATTAATATAAGATAGAGTTTAATGATCCTATgccagggaaattcacttgtcacagcagctcatatacacaaggatgataagaaatatgaaaaagaaatatattataatattaattactGCATACTATTTAATTTTCAAATAAGGATTT encodes the following:
- the LOC104934426 gene encoding clustered mitochondria protein homolog, yielding MGNIVQCCHTLTNYFKCKDALGQGGPERSPLLSSDESECDSPSLQDDLEDDLLTVSTSVSNPTLEPENFLYPDIILSSNLGGDVTLVEPMVCLLVSEEEEEVRLDEWGDGQERSNRGANRGFSEVETQIGIGVQTQTESQAEVQAQMKILVCHNETVGRQENTLTNTGATDKMVVDVWEEHEILKQVDVLLEAPTSQEGHSEAVTGMASEKQQKATDSGNWSDIDSFVDLEVPEKTERQTEKNKLAFKDIHKDTEQKETHIHEGLTSSFAKHAFKTKRNTEFMEEINTDEENVFELHHTLPTQENAEGRERKFESGCTSVTLSEHILNNIYENIAPVKSQKNMEPTKYNIINTEIVEECGVHLTRQSDEANEQTGQLTVETDLNIKEKVINTTSNIHLPEEHADQTAGQSSDHGQENMKREEDDNKTGLQRVVEEVEGGAEIMLFSVDRLFLAAPHVKALPSPIEESPEDDRPEQSDVDKRKQLTIRDIVDLQETGFTVRIQSPGAESFELQVSGQLLVAELHQVLMEHKITCHRTCFSLQLGGTALDSLTELCSIDGIQDGALIKVVEDSYSVRDARLHLRHVRDLLRSLDPADAYNGVNRSSLSYLTLYTRGDKNSESVGNRQASEKESVDFRPPEYILPGCKDRPLSPLQPVRDDWKPLQCLRVLTMSSWNPPPGNRKMHGDLMYLNVLTMEDKELNITSSTRGFYLNQSTAFNFNPKPAVPKILCHSLVELLSQVSPAFRKTFSALQKKRVQQHPYERIATPFQLFTWIAHQGDHTLDCVRAEETHTSCMGQDEHTAGQSRDWNEELQGCRELSRNSLQERLHRERSIFRTNSDFVEAATRGAVAVVDGNVMPLNPAEAPHMQMFIWNNLFFSLGFDISEHYHPLGGNTAAHAAAICDLRGAQAYTSVDIEGLYTLGTAVVDYRGVRVIAQTIVPGILEKNQEQSVVYGSNDYGQTVFTHPRFLELLDKTSKPLRIQRHQVLDHRNSPVELCSGIETKGILGNDGRPYILDLLRTFPPDLNHQFIETAESSEVPKECQSFGYPRQHHHSLASLRPELIEAFVQHRYELYVKLVSQGLIQLEEQEKSMRTGDAATDGADMELQRRNVIIKACKAAGSVCDSGFDICFNPDVCSPGVRFSSECVEKIQMQRQLLWDAAAFLLSKQIPAVLRDCLEHAAVPMDGATLTAALHQRGVNVRYLGTLLRKLDKMEERGRLSHIQRISISEVIIRSAKHIFRTYLQDVEPAAYSAAVSHFLNCLLSSSSCLPDSCSDELLFRRRSRRRRSHGSRVSLLTDSAWARLTPCELWVRIRAEAGDYYHYTIDCESIDEEIEKHGLQKISLLREIAIKTGIQVQLREYVFESRHRPAFSEEDVVNMFPVVKHLKPTGTDATRLVQHAQVAVQQGLLKEGHELISQALTLFSSVCGVLHEDVCMCLRLLGRLSYILGEFADALSHQEKAVLSSERVQGIDHPQTIQDYTHLALYCFAGGRLSTSLQLLYRARYLTLLVIGDDHPQVALLDSMLGLVLHGLMEYELSQKFLQNGLILTSKYHGAMSLKHAHSHHLLATVYESKGEFRSALKHEKEAYSLYKSQVGEDHDSTKESSDYLKSLTQQAVILQKAINQLYSNTHSACIPPPKFSTPSLPAILQQLNLVCGIILIPLSAKEIADLRTELKERVQMEEMEKRLKNFSQQKTTLDD